A genomic segment from Paraburkholderia hayleyella encodes:
- a CDS encoding cytochrome c oxidase assembly protein gives MNLLYWLEPWEPSPTVVIVMLVTAILFVRGVRRAKLSVARQISFWFGLGALYVALHTRLDYFFEHEFFMHRAQHLVLHHLGPFFIALAYPGTALRAGIPFAWRQRFIRPVLQTRPVRAVLDVLLHPVVAVGLFVGLIYFWLLSPIHFIAMLDWRLYRLMNWSMVLDGLMFWWLVLDTRPAPPARLAPGGRVLMVIAAIPPQILLGAFIFFSPRELYPIYSICGRAFTWLSPMRDQQIGGLLLWIPGSMMSVIGAVLALRHWMRLSARARLREERIQTCAMPSSS, from the coding sequence ATGAACCTGCTCTACTGGCTCGAACCGTGGGAGCCGTCACCCACTGTCGTCATCGTCATGCTTGTCACCGCCATCCTGTTTGTGCGCGGCGTACGCCGGGCAAAACTCTCCGTGGCACGGCAGATTTCCTTCTGGTTCGGCTTGGGCGCACTGTATGTCGCGCTGCACACGCGCCTCGACTACTTCTTCGAACACGAATTTTTCATGCATCGGGCGCAGCATCTGGTACTGCATCACCTGGGGCCGTTCTTCATTGCGCTGGCGTATCCCGGCACGGCATTACGCGCCGGCATTCCCTTTGCGTGGCGGCAACGTTTCATTCGGCCCGTGCTGCAGACACGTCCCGTGCGAGCCGTACTCGATGTGCTTTTGCACCCGGTGGTCGCGGTCGGGTTATTCGTTGGACTGATTTATTTCTGGCTGCTCTCACCGATTCACTTTATAGCGATGCTCGACTGGCGGCTGTATCGGCTGATGAACTGGAGCATGGTGCTCGACGGCCTGATGTTCTGGTGGCTGGTACTGGATACGCGTCCCGCGCCGCCCGCCCGGCTCGCGCCGGGGGGGCGCGTGTTGATGGTGATCGCCGCGATTCCCCCGCAGATCCTGCTGGGTGCATTCATCTTTTTTTCGCCGCGCGAGCTGTATCCCATCTATTCGATCTGCGGACGCGCCTTCACCTGGCTTAGCCCCATGCGTGACCAGCAAATTGGTGGCCTGCTGCTCTGGATTCCCGGCTCGATGATGAGTGTGATTGGCGCAGTCCTGGCGTTACGTCACTGGATGCGGCTATCGGCTCGCGCCCGGCTGCGTGAAGAACGCATCCAGACATGTGCAATGCCAT
- a CDS encoding SCO family protein, which translates to MLERPRPLSFFSLFWILSVRSSISASGRFTLRHLKPSCLQPMARAAFFCIMLMLGSLAGCSRDATPWQLTHVSGHLPDLEFSLTGDDGRPATGDTFKGHTTLVYFGYTHCPDVCPETMARLMQVMTLLGDAAQQVRIVFVTVDPARDTPQALHAYVRAFDTQHMFGLSGSERQIEGLAKRYRVAYQMEQRDPNGDYEVTHSSAVYIFDAQGHARLLATDQDSAEVIAHDLQRLIQHPA; encoded by the coding sequence ATGCTGGAGCGCCCTCGTCCACTCTCGTTCTTTTCCCTGTTCTGGATTCTGTCCGTGCGCTCCTCAATCTCCGCATCCGGCCGCTTCACGCTCCGGCACCTCAAACCTTCGTGTCTTCAGCCCATGGCCCGTGCCGCCTTCTTTTGCATCATGCTTATGCTCGGCTCGCTGGCAGGCTGCTCGCGCGATGCCACGCCGTGGCAATTGACCCATGTATCCGGGCATCTGCCGGATCTCGAGTTCTCGCTCACCGGCGACGATGGTCGGCCCGCGACAGGCGACACCTTCAAAGGCCATACGACGCTGGTGTATTTCGGCTATACCCATTGCCCGGACGTCTGCCCTGAAACCATGGCGCGCCTGATGCAGGTCATGACCTTGCTCGGCGATGCAGCCCAGCAGGTGCGCATTGTGTTCGTCACGGTCGATCCCGCGCGCGACACGCCCCAGGCGCTGCACGCCTACGTCCGCGCCTTCGATACGCAACACATGTTCGGCCTGAGCGGCAGCGAACGGCAAATCGAAGGGCTGGCAAAACGCTACCGCGTTGCCTATCAGATGGAACAGCGCGATCCCAACGGAGACTACGAAGTCACTCATAGCTCGGCGGTTTATATCTTCGATGCGCAAGGCCATGCACGACTACTCGCAACCGATCAGGATTCGGCCGAGGTTATCGCTCACGATTTGCAGCGGCTGATCCAGCACCCCGCCTGA
- the otsB gene encoding trehalose-phosphatase, which yields MQTLPVGLSLRETAFFLDFDGTLVELASTPEGVQVQPEVVPLLQTLQRVTQGAVAIVTGRGIASIDAFLGLPDLPVAGLHGAERRDANGDTHRTGFNDERLLTMEQVLAEAVKAHPGMLLEIKGAALALHYRNAPACEPLARTLTQRLVADYPQAYGVQPGKMVYEIKPKNVDKGRALRAFLNELPFAGRTPVFAGDDLTDEKGFAVVNACGGWSIKVGAGETCARARVASVAALLAWLAQLAAAN from the coding sequence ATGCAAACACTTCCGGTAGGGCTGTCTCTGAGGGAGACAGCATTTTTTCTTGATTTCGATGGCACGCTGGTTGAACTGGCTTCGACGCCGGAGGGTGTGCAAGTTCAGCCCGAGGTTGTGCCACTGTTGCAGACGTTGCAGCGTGTCACGCAAGGCGCCGTGGCGATTGTGACGGGCCGGGGCATCGCCAGTATCGATGCTTTTCTGGGGCTGCCGGATTTGCCGGTCGCGGGGTTGCACGGCGCTGAGCGGCGCGATGCTAATGGCGATACGCACCGCACCGGTTTCAACGATGAGCGGCTGCTGACGATGGAGCAGGTGCTGGCCGAGGCGGTGAAGGCGCATCCAGGCATGTTGCTCGAAATCAAGGGCGCGGCTCTCGCGCTGCATTACCGCAATGCACCGGCATGCGAGCCGCTAGCGCGCACGCTGACACAGCGGCTGGTCGCGGATTACCCGCAGGCTTACGGGGTCCAGCCAGGCAAGATGGTCTATGAAATCAAACCTAAAAACGTGGACAAGGGCCGGGCGCTGCGAGCTTTTCTCAATGAGTTGCCTTTTGCCGGGCGCACGCCGGTGTTCGCGGGCGACGATCTGACCGACGAAAAAGGATTTGCCGTGGTCAATGCCTGCGGTGGCTGGTCGATCAAGGTCGGTGCGGGCGAGACCTGCGCGCGCGCCCGTGTGGCGTCGGTCGCGGCTTTGCTGGCGTGGCTGGCGCAGCTTGCCGCCGCCAACTAG
- the otsA gene encoding alpha,alpha-trehalose-phosphate synthase (UDP-forming), translating to MSRLIIVSNRVAPISEGGPAAGGLAVGVYDALKETGGMWFGWSGEVQSSGQLQIRLEERGAVTFATVGLSRRDYDQYYRGFSNATLWPAFHYRADLLQYDRHDFAGYRRVNTWLAQQLVPLLQDDDVIWVHDYHLIPFAQALRAAGLTNRIGFFLHIPFPASQVLLAVPPHRELVEAMCSFDLLGFQTEPDVQAFCDYIVYEANGSVERPPQGPRRIEAFGRRLQVAAYPIGVYPDEIAELAKAGERGRPVRMMKATLHARKLVMSVDRLDYSKGLVERFRAFERLLEHAPWQRNHVSFLQIAPPTRADMHAYQDIRLQLEGESGRINGRFAELDWTPIRYIHRQYDRAVLAALFRTAHVGYVTPLRDGMNLVAKEYVAAQDPADPGVLVLSRFAGAAQELNGALIVNPVDIDGMAEALARALAMPLAERQTRYEEMMTQLRENNVSVWRDNFIRDLQAAR from the coding sequence ATGAGCCGACTCATCATCGTATCGAACCGGGTCGCCCCGATTTCCGAAGGTGGCCCTGCGGCGGGCGGGCTCGCTGTCGGCGTCTACGATGCACTCAAGGAAACCGGTGGCATGTGGTTTGGCTGGAGTGGCGAGGTGCAGTCGTCGGGGCAACTGCAAATCAGGCTCGAAGAGCGCGGCGCGGTGACCTTCGCCACAGTCGGATTGTCGCGGCGCGATTACGATCAGTATTACCGCGGTTTTTCGAATGCGACGCTCTGGCCCGCGTTCCACTACCGGGCGGATTTGCTGCAATACGACCGCCACGATTTTGCCGGCTATCGCCGCGTCAATACCTGGCTGGCGCAACAGCTTGTCCCGCTGTTGCAGGACGATGACGTGATCTGGGTTCATGACTATCACCTGATTCCGTTCGCCCAGGCGTTGCGTGCCGCGGGCCTCACCAACCGCATCGGCTTTTTCCTGCATATTCCGTTTCCTGCGTCCCAGGTGCTGCTGGCCGTGCCGCCGCACCGGGAACTGGTGGAGGCGATGTGTTCGTTTGATTTGCTGGGTTTTCAGACCGAGCCCGATGTTCAGGCCTTCTGCGATTACATCGTGTATGAGGCGAATGGCAGCGTCGAGCGTCCACCGCAGGGCCCGCGCCGTATCGAGGCGTTTGGCCGCAGGTTGCAGGTGGCGGCTTATCCGATTGGCGTGTATCCCGACGAAATCGCCGAACTGGCGAAAGCGGGTGAGCGTGGCCGCCCCGTGCGCATGATGAAAGCCACGTTGCACGCGCGCAAGCTGGTGATGAGCGTGGACCGCCTCGATTATTCGAAAGGGCTGGTCGAGCGTTTCCGGGCGTTCGAGCGTCTGCTCGAACATGCGCCTTGGCAACGCAATCACGTGTCGTTTCTGCAGATCGCGCCGCCGACGCGGGCTGACATGCATGCTTACCAGGACATCCGCTTGCAGCTGGAAGGCGAGTCGGGCCGGATCAATGGCCGCTTTGCCGAGCTCGACTGGACGCCGATTCGCTATATTCACCGCCAGTACGATCGCGCGGTGCTAGCGGCGTTGTTTCGCACTGCGCATGTTGGCTACGTGACGCCATTGCGCGACGGCATGAACCTGGTCGCCAAGGAATACGTCGCAGCCCAGGATCCGGCGGACCCTGGCGTGCTGGTGCTCTCACGTTTTGCTGGCGCGGCGCAGGAACTGAATGGCGCGCTGATTGTGAATCCGGTGGATATCGACGGCATGGCCGAGGCACTGGCCCGCGCGCTGGCGATGCCGCTGGCGGAGCGTCAGACGCGCTATGAGGAGATGATGACGCAACTGCGCGAGAACAATGTGTCGGTCTGGCGCGATAACTTCATCCGCGATCTTCAGGCTGCGCGGTAG
- a CDS encoding ABC transporter ATP-binding protein, which translates to MEPLTLVQRNAQNARLARYAHRPLAFLLLYIRRHPLAHGVILCSVLAAVGCALASQYAIKHLIDVLGAGRHHPGPLWGAFAILVGLIAADNLLWRVGGWVAAHTFVTVTGDLRRDLFQYLSGHSPTYYAERQPGMLASRITATSNAIYTAENTMAWNVLPPCIAVLGAIVMIVTVNPLMAAGLLSCSAILAVVLFRLAGRGSARHHQFATRAASVDGELVDVISNMGLVRAFGMTLREQARFGTTVKAEMEARQQSLLYLEKLRLLHAVITALLSAGLLGWALWLWDQGRATSGDIVLVSSLGFTILHGTRDLAVALVDVTQHVARLAEAVKTLLEPHGMPDRPNATELIPQGGQVDFENVTFAYPRRRPILDHFDLHIAAGQRVGLIGKSGAGKSTVLALLQRFYETQGGQIRIDGQDIASTTQESLRHAIALVPQDISLLHRSVYENIAYGRPDASREDVFAAAREARCADFIEAMPDGYDTIVGDRGVKLSGGQRQRIAIARAILKNAPILLLDEATSALDSASEEAIQHALDRLMTGRTVIAIAHRLSTLHHFDRIIVMSNGKVIDDGSPEILRNRPGLYNELLSKQHGKATLHLGGKKVDEQQPA; encoded by the coding sequence TTGGAACCTCTTACCCTCGTCCAGCGAAATGCCCAGAACGCCCGGTTGGCCCGCTACGCTCACCGGCCGCTGGCGTTTCTCCTGCTCTATATCCGCCGCCATCCGCTCGCACACGGGGTCATCCTGTGCAGCGTGCTGGCGGCAGTCGGCTGCGCGCTCGCATCCCAATACGCGATCAAACATCTGATCGACGTGCTCGGTGCGGGCCGGCACCATCCCGGCCCGCTCTGGGGCGCGTTTGCCATCCTCGTTGGCCTGATCGCCGCCGATAACCTGCTATGGCGTGTGGGCGGCTGGGTGGCCGCCCACACCTTCGTCACGGTCACCGGAGATTTGCGGCGCGACCTGTTCCAGTATCTGAGCGGCCACTCCCCCACCTATTACGCCGAGCGGCAGCCTGGCATGCTGGCCAGCCGTATCACGGCCACCTCGAATGCGATTTACACCGCTGAAAACACCATGGCGTGGAACGTGCTGCCGCCATGCATCGCGGTACTCGGGGCGATCGTGATGATCGTCACGGTCAATCCGCTGATGGCGGCGGGCTTGCTCAGTTGCTCAGCCATTCTCGCCGTGGTGCTCTTCAGGCTCGCCGGACGGGGCTCTGCGCGGCACCACCAGTTTGCAACGCGAGCCGCCTCGGTCGATGGCGAACTGGTCGATGTCATCAGCAACATGGGGCTGGTCCGTGCGTTTGGCATGACGCTGCGGGAACAGGCCCGTTTTGGCACCACCGTGAAAGCCGAAATGGAGGCGCGCCAGCAAAGCCTGCTCTATCTCGAGAAGCTGCGCCTGCTGCATGCGGTGATCACCGCGCTGCTATCGGCCGGGCTTCTCGGCTGGGCCTTATGGCTCTGGGATCAGGGCCGGGCGACCTCAGGCGATATCGTGCTGGTCAGCTCGCTCGGGTTCACCATCCTGCATGGCACACGCGACTTGGCCGTGGCCCTGGTGGATGTGACGCAACACGTTGCACGGCTCGCCGAAGCGGTCAAAACCCTGCTGGAGCCGCATGGCATGCCAGACCGGCCAAACGCGACCGAACTCATCCCGCAAGGCGGTCAGGTCGATTTCGAAAACGTCACGTTTGCCTATCCGCGCCGCAGGCCAATCCTCGATCACTTTGACCTGCATATCGCTGCAGGCCAGCGCGTCGGGCTCATCGGCAAATCCGGCGCGGGCAAATCGACAGTACTGGCGTTGCTGCAGCGCTTTTATGAAACCCAGGGCGGCCAGATCAGGATTGATGGCCAGGATATCGCCAGCACCACGCAAGAAAGCCTGCGCCACGCAATTGCGCTGGTGCCGCAAGACATCTCGCTGCTCCACCGTTCAGTGTATGAAAACATCGCCTACGGGCGGCCAGACGCGAGCCGCGAAGACGTGTTCGCAGCCGCGCGTGAAGCGCGTTGCGCCGATTTCATCGAAGCCATGCCGGATGGCTATGACACCATCGTGGGCGACCGCGGCGTCAAGCTCTCGGGTGGCCAGCGGCAGCGTATCGCCATCGCCCGCGCCATTTTGAAGAACGCACCCATCCTGCTGCTGGACGAAGCGACCTCGGCACTCGACAGCGCCTCTGAAGAAGCCATCCAGCACGCGCTCGATCGCCTGATGACCGGCCGCACCGTGATTGCGATTGCACACCGGCTGTCGACGCTGCATCACTTCGACCGCATCATTGTCATGAGCAACGGCAAGGTGATCGACGATGGCAGCCCGGAAATCCTGCGCAACCGCCCAGGGCTTTATAACGAGCTCCTGTCGAAGCAGCACGGCAAAGCCACGCTGCATCTCGGTGGCAAGAAAGTCGACGAGCAGCAGCCGGCCTGA